AGATAAGATAGGTAGATGGAGTGGGCCAATGCATGCATGCCAGCTGCAGTCCAATTGTCCATTTCCATGATGTGAAATGCAGCCTCCCATTACCACAcataaaaaataatactaattatattaataaataatttttgaaaataaaataaaaaataaattcaactATCCTTGCACTTGGGATATtgataaatataatttatttatttattacgcttctataattttttgttttttttgggacTTAAATTCAACCACATATAATTAAGCATTTTTTGGTGGGTATCAATACGCAGGGCGTTTTATTACTTGTTCCCTTCAAGAAGAAAGTTCTTTCATTGCGCAACTCCCGCTCATTCGGGGCCACAGCTTTGCACGATCGGTCCATTTTTTTAAGtcaataaaacattttccatgaaATCATGACTTCAAACAAAGGAAAAGTCCATATAAAAAATCATATTTGTCCGACATTTTTCAgataaattatattaatatttatctAAATTCATCCAAATATAAATACTACAGCACTctattaaatttataaattaatataatatataaagatTAGTGAATTTGAATATTTATACAAAGCCCTAACGTTTTGTTAATAACTCAAGTTTTGTTCTAAGAAGAATAATTTTAAATTACTAATAATTTTTTAGAACAAAACACTTACTCCTAAttgttgataaaaaaaaaaacagaatttttttttgaagtattttggcatattaaaaaaattaaagcataAAACGCATACTATTCAAGTTTGTCTAACTTctcaaaaaattaaatgaaaagagGAAAAGCAGATGGGAAAGGAGACAAAGGGACAAATATAGGAAGGGGAGTCGAAGACGCGTGAAGGGCCATGCGGTGCACGTGAATGCCGTGATTATAATGAGTCAGGGCACGGCGCCCATTGTCATCAGATCAACACCCTAGCTATCTAGTATCTACGTACCTACCCCACATGTTTCCACCTCTAAAGACTTCCCACTTGCCATGTTCCAACTCCACCCACTCAACTAAAGTTCATAATTCTTATGTCCACTCGAAATGTTCCAACCCTACGCATTTAATtcgatttttaaatttttaaatttaatttttcaataaaatttaaatagGAAAAGAATTATAAATGGAATGGATCGAAAATGACCTTTTTTTATTTtcgttttatatatataattcaaaaaattaaattagtATTCTCAATTCTAACCTCTTATATAGACACTTTTGAAATATGATTCACGAAAAAGAAtagcattttgaatataattcaTGTTAACCTAATAGAAGGAtgagaaaaattaattaattagggaTCCTTAATCCTATTAATTAACTTAATCAAAAGTACTGATTGACCCTACTTACCCATTTTTGGCCCACCATGAAATACTAAATATTTACTTTTGATGTATGAAAAATACGCGACGCACTAGCAAGTCGACTTCAAGCCCATGCTATTGCACTAACTCTGGATGGTCCTGGTCCTTCAGCCTATCCAATTCATGTCTATGTCACTCTCTCGGTCCCATGTGAATTTGTCAGCAATGAACAAATTAAGACGAAAAAAACCACACACGCTGAAAAAAATATGAAGAATTAATAATGCTGTGCTTACCGACGGTCGCAGAATGGAAGGTGGTGCTGCCGCCGCGGACGCTCCTACTGGCGGTGATGATGGTGTTCTTCCTTCCCTCGCCCATGAACATTATATTCGTCTTCTTCTTCGGCACCTCCACGTTCTCCCTGTACACCCCCGCCTTTATTTTTATCACGTACCTCGTGCTGCTCTTCTCCGGCGCCGCCGCCACAGCTTCCGCCACCGTCTTGAAATTCCCGCTCCCGTCCGCGGCAACCACCACGTTCGGCGTAACCGTCGGCGACTGCAGCAGCCTCCTGTCTCCCGCCGACAGCCACTCCGGCCACCCCCCTTCAGCCGCCTGCACCTCCCTCGTCCGCCGCCCGCTCGCCGCGCGCTGCTTCTCCTCAGCCATCATGTCCAGGTCCGTCATGTTCTTGATCATGGCGAGCGCGTTGCCGCACATGTGCTCCACGTGCACCTGTCCGTCCAGCAGCTTCAGCCGGACCCCCTTGTCGGCGTCCTCGTGCGAGAAGCCGTCAATGCATGTGTCCTGGTTCGTCATGGCGGCGCTCAGGAGCGTCTTCAGGTCGTTGGCGTGATGGGAGAGCGATTTTCCGTTGGGGTAATCGCTGAGGTCCTCAGCCGCCTTCCGGAGCTCGTCGAGGGTTTCGTCGAGGGTCTCCAGGCAGTCGTGGAGGGCAGTCTTCTCGCGCTTCGTCAGGTGCTTGAAGGTGGCGATGATGGCCTTAATGCCGGAGTAGTTTTTTCGGACGGCTTTGGTGGTGAGGTTGAGGGACATCTCGATGACGTCCTTTTTGGAGGTGAGCATGGCGGCGGCGCTGGGGACTTTGGCGACGGCGGAGTAGCATAAGTCGGGGTAGCGGGTGGAGGCGCAGGAGGATTTGAGGATGGCGTGAGCTGTCGGGGACACTGATTCGAGTGATGAGGAGCCATTGTGGCCGTGGGATCTCACTCCGGCGACGATGCCGATGACGGCGGCGACCAGTAGGAGGGATGAGACGATGATTAAGAGGAGTTTCTTACTTCTGACCTTTGGGGTTGTAGTGGAAGTGGAAGTAGAAGTACTGGGTTTGCCAGGAAATGGCATTCCGGCGAAGAGTTGCTTAGCGTGGGTCATTTGGGGGGAGAGAAACCAGTATGGATTTGGAAGGAGAGTGGAAAATGACAGGTTTATAAAGAAGGAAAAGGAAGTGGTGTGGGACTGGTGGGGAACGAGGAGCGGGATGATGATGAAGAGGCAGATGGTCCTTACTCCTTAGCTACTCTCGcactttcttatttatttatttatttatttttatgataaagCTGTAGCGGggattgtttttatttattatttaattatattgcATTAAATCAATAATAAAACCCACGTGAATGAGGGGCTCTCCCTTCCCTTTGTACGTAAAAAATATTCGGAGCATCCTCATCTATTTTTAACCTTTtagtttattaatatttttaggaatCAAAAACTATTCTCTTCCAATAGAAAAACAGTCACAAATTCTAACAAGTGGTTATTAAAAGACTTCTTTCACCAATCATGCAAGCTAGCATGTTGTGTATATATGCTTCTTATCAAATTTGTcatctattaattaatttatagcTCATCTAAATAGTGCTGCAATCTTCTCAATAATTGAAATTGATTTCAAATAATGTCCCAACTCAGTAATAGTTAgccatttttttaataaatttttaaagttATTTGGTCATATACTACGTGCAAAATTTTAGGTCATCAATAGCTTTTGGGGGCTTCTTGCTAGCTTCAGACGACTCGATCTCTATGACTTGATTTCATTTTACTGTTCAACCTTCAAACTCATGTTTATAGTCTTTTAAGCTAACTATAATATCTAGGGCTCTATATAATTTTACGTTATTTACAATTACCTCTAGGCTACAATTGGCTCATGCTGCATGGAGAGATAACATTAATGGTACTAAGCATAATCAAAGCCAAAAGTATTCATTATTGCATGACTGTCAAGCTAGTCATCGACCCAATTGTATCAATAGCTATATACTCCATGGAGCTATTGATCAATTTAGTAACAACTTGTTTTGTGACATTTGCAGATAGATAGACACTAATTAAGGTATGATTCACAAAATTATGTTACTCCAAAAGAATCAAATAGAAGAGTGTGCATGCTAACTTT
This region of Malania oleifera isolate guangnan ecotype guangnan chromosome 10, ASM2987363v1, whole genome shotgun sequence genomic DNA includes:
- the LOC131166075 gene encoding pectinesterase-like, with product MTHAKQLFAGMPFPGKPSTSTSTSTTTPKVRSKKLLLIIVSSLLLVAAVIGIVAGVRSHGHNGSSSLESVSPTAHAILKSSCASTRYPDLCYSAVAKVPSAAAMLTSKKDVIEMSLNLTTKAVRKNYSGIKAIIATFKHLTKREKTALHDCLETLDETLDELRKAAEDLSDYPNGKSLSHHANDLKTLLSAAMTNQDTCIDGFSHEDADKGVRLKLLDGQVHVEHMCGNALAMIKNMTDLDMMAEEKQRAASGRRTREVQAAEGGWPEWLSAGDRRLLQSPTVTPNVVVAADGSGNFKTVAEAVAAAPEKSSTRYVIKIKAGVYRENVEVPKKKTNIMFMGEGRKNTIITASRSVRGGSTTFHSATVAAVGERFLARDITFENTAGASNHQAVALRVGSDFSAFYQCDMLAYQDTLYVHSNRQFYINCLIAGTVDFIFGNAAAVLQDCDIHARRPDPGQKNMLTAQGRTDPNQNTGIVIQKCRIGSTSDLRPVQSSFPTYLGRPWKEYSRTVVMQSSITDVIHPAGWHEWDGPFALDTLYYGEHQNTGSGAATGGRVNWKGYRVITSATEAQMFTAGNFIGGGGWLRDTGFPFSLGL